A window of the Streptomyces sp. NBC_00250 genome harbors these coding sequences:
- a CDS encoding prolyl oligopeptidase family serine peptidase codes for MGNLNDDDPYLWLEDVSGEAALAWVAERNAETAGALAGDDDFGALKARLREVLDASDRIPYTVRRGEYLYNFWRDAEHVRGVWRRTTLERYREDAPEWDVLLDVDALAAAEDEKWVWDGARVRRPDYDRALVRLSRDGGDAVVVREFDLGTREFVDDGFRLPEAKTRIGWVDDDTVLVGTDLGPGSLTDSGYPRTVRRWRRGTPVEDSELVYQAEPGDVAAWGYRDTTPGFEREFVGRSLDFFRSETYLLRPDGTRVRVDVPDDASAYAHRRHLTVTLKSEWLGQPTGSLLAFDFDAFLAGDRTPEVLFTPDPRTALAGHTWTRNHLILETMRDVSTHIEVLTPAPDGGGWTREPLVGVPALSAVSVVDTDPDVSDEYFLDVSGFLQPSTLHHGRIGACSEPLKQAPHHFDPTGLTVDQHFATSLDGTSVPYFVVGPDRTAAPGPGPTLLYGYGGFEVSLTPFYGGVTGRAWLERGGTYVIANIRGGGEYGPDWHQAALGAERPRAFEDFAAVAEDLVARGITTPAMLGAKGGSNGGLLMGAMLTRRPELFGAIVAQVPLLDMTRFHKLLAGASWIAEYGDPDDEADRPHLLELSPYHRLAADREYPPVLLMTSTRDDRVHPGHARKTAARLRELGHRVLFHENTGGGHAGAGDNEQAAHNSALVHTYLWQQLTGSGSGAGAGRGEGVEAGAEAEAGAGTEATAIPGPLTATPTAAPAAPSGTGS; via the coding sequence ATGGGGAACCTGAACGACGACGACCCCTACCTGTGGCTCGAGGACGTCTCCGGAGAGGCCGCGCTGGCCTGGGTGGCCGAGCGGAACGCGGAGACCGCGGGGGCGCTGGCCGGGGACGACGACTTCGGGGCCCTGAAGGCGCGGCTGCGGGAGGTGCTCGACGCCTCCGACCGGATTCCCTACACCGTGCGCCGCGGGGAGTACCTGTACAACTTCTGGCGGGACGCCGAGCACGTGCGCGGGGTGTGGCGGCGCACGACCCTGGAGCGGTACCGCGAGGACGCCCCCGAGTGGGACGTGCTGCTCGACGTCGACGCGCTGGCCGCCGCCGAGGACGAGAAGTGGGTCTGGGACGGGGCACGCGTACGGCGCCCGGACTACGACCGGGCCCTGGTGCGGCTCTCCCGTGACGGCGGGGACGCCGTCGTCGTGCGCGAATTCGACCTCGGCACACGGGAGTTCGTCGACGACGGCTTCCGGCTGCCCGAGGCGAAGACGCGGATCGGCTGGGTCGACGACGACACCGTCCTCGTCGGTACGGACCTGGGCCCGGGCTCGCTGACCGACTCCGGCTATCCGCGCACCGTCCGCAGATGGCGCCGCGGGACACCCGTCGAGGACTCCGAGCTCGTCTACCAGGCCGAGCCGGGCGACGTGGCCGCCTGGGGATACCGGGACACCACGCCCGGCTTCGAGCGCGAGTTCGTCGGCCGCTCCCTGGACTTCTTCAGGAGCGAGACGTACCTCCTGCGCCCCGACGGCACCCGCGTACGCGTCGACGTGCCCGACGACGCGAGCGCCTACGCCCATCGGCGCCACCTGACCGTCACCCTCAAGTCCGAGTGGCTCGGGCAGCCGACGGGATCGCTGCTCGCCTTCGACTTCGACGCCTTCCTGGCGGGCGACCGCACCCCGGAGGTGCTGTTCACCCCCGATCCGCGGACCGCACTCGCCGGGCACACCTGGACCCGCAACCACCTCATCCTGGAGACGATGCGGGACGTCAGCACCCACATCGAGGTCCTCACCCCCGCTCCCGACGGCGGCGGTTGGACGCGCGAGCCGCTCGTCGGCGTCCCGGCCCTGTCCGCCGTCAGCGTCGTCGACACCGACCCCGACGTGTCCGACGAGTACTTCCTCGACGTCTCCGGGTTCCTGCAGCCGTCCACCCTCCACCACGGGCGGATCGGCGCCTGCTCGGAGCCGCTCAAGCAGGCCCCGCATCACTTCGACCCCACCGGCCTCACCGTCGACCAGCACTTCGCGACCTCCCTGGACGGCACGAGCGTCCCGTACTTCGTCGTCGGCCCCGACCGCACCGCGGCGCCCGGCCCCGGTCCCACCCTGCTCTACGGCTACGGCGGCTTCGAGGTCTCCCTCACCCCGTTCTACGGCGGAGTGACCGGCCGGGCCTGGCTGGAACGCGGCGGCACCTACGTCATCGCGAACATCCGCGGCGGCGGCGAGTACGGCCCCGACTGGCACCAGGCCGCGCTCGGCGCCGAACGCCCCCGGGCCTTCGAGGACTTCGCCGCAGTCGCCGAGGACCTCGTCGCCCGGGGCATCACCACCCCGGCCATGCTGGGAGCCAAGGGCGGCAGCAACGGCGGGCTCCTCATGGGTGCCATGCTCACCCGCCGCCCCGAGCTCTTCGGCGCGATCGTCGCCCAGGTGCCGCTCCTCGACATGACCCGCTTCCACAAGCTCCTCGCGGGCGCGTCCTGGATCGCCGAGTACGGCGACCCCGACGACGAGGCCGACCGCCCCCACCTGCTTGAACTCTCCCCGTACCACCGGCTCGCGGCGGACCGGGAGTACCCGCCGGTCCTCCTGATGACGTCCACCCGCGACGACCGCGTCCACCCCGGGCACGCCCGCAAGACGGCGGCACGGCTGCGGGAACTCGGCCACCGGGTCCTCTTCCACGAGAACACCGGAGGCGGGCACGCGGGCGCGGGCGACAACGAACAGGCCGCCCACAACAGCGCGCTCGTGCACACCTATCTGTGGCAGCAGCTCACGGGATCGGGATCGGGAGCGGGAGCGGGACGGGGAGAAGGAGTGGAGGCGGGAGCGGAAGCGGAGGCGGGAGCGGGAACCGAGGCGACGGCGATCCCCGGACCGCTCACAGCCACCCCGACCGCTGCGCCTGCAGCGCCATCTGGAACCGGCTCGTAG
- a CDS encoding helix-turn-helix transcriptional regulator — MANEKLSEALRLLGIGEEGARVYRTLLECGPAPLSSIGSAAGLGDEALAEAYRELVDCGLASTAEEGSDVVAPVPPAAGLEILGRRRAAELDASRITVGGAFDSFRRHRLAGYHDPLVEVVTGDAIGLRMRQAWTSARDQIRQFDSPPYFPLVGATDDALATLARGVTQRVVYSRESLEHPGQLENSIEPCIEAGEQARVLPSVPVKLVIIDDAYALVALSIKETDVYNTMLVVQPCGLLSALVALFEQAWQNALPFHGRSARPAGLLPADRRLLRLLAAGASDEVIAREIGVSRRTLFRRVQVLMARLGATSRFQMALQAQRSGWL, encoded by the coding sequence ATGGCGAACGAGAAACTCAGCGAGGCACTCCGGCTTCTGGGCATCGGAGAGGAGGGCGCCCGGGTCTACCGGACGCTCCTGGAGTGCGGTCCCGCGCCGCTGAGTTCGATCGGTTCCGCGGCCGGGCTCGGGGACGAGGCGCTGGCGGAGGCGTACCGCGAACTGGTCGACTGCGGTCTGGCGAGCACCGCCGAGGAGGGTTCCGACGTGGTGGCGCCGGTTCCGCCGGCCGCGGGTCTGGAGATCCTCGGGCGGCGCCGGGCGGCCGAGCTCGACGCGTCCCGGATCACCGTGGGAGGCGCCTTCGACTCGTTCCGGCGGCATCGGCTCGCCGGGTACCACGACCCGCTGGTGGAGGTCGTCACCGGTGACGCCATCGGGCTCCGGATGCGTCAGGCGTGGACGAGCGCCCGGGACCAGATCCGGCAGTTCGACTCGCCGCCGTACTTCCCGCTCGTCGGCGCCACGGACGACGCGCTGGCCACGCTCGCGCGTGGGGTGACGCAGCGGGTCGTGTACTCGCGGGAGTCCCTTGAGCATCCGGGGCAGTTGGAGAACTCGATCGAGCCGTGCATCGAGGCGGGCGAGCAGGCACGGGTCCTGCCGTCGGTGCCGGTGAAGCTCGTGATCATCGACGACGCGTACGCGCTGGTCGCTCTGTCGATCAAGGAGACGGACGTCTACAACACGATGCTGGTCGTCCAGCCGTGCGGCCTGCTCTCCGCGCTCGTGGCGCTGTTCGAGCAGGCCTGGCAGAACGCGCTGCCGTTCCACGGCCGTTCGGCCCGGCCGGCGGGGCTGCTGCCCGCCGACCGGCGGCTGCTCCGGCTGCTCGCGGCCGGCGCGAGCGACGAGGTCATCGCCCGGGAGATCGGCGTCAGCCGCCGTACGCTCTTCCGCCGGGTGCAGGTCCTGATGGCCCGGCTCGGGGCTACGAGCCGGTTCCAGATGGCGCTGCAGGCGCAGCGGTCGGGGTGGCTGTGA
- a CDS encoding FABP family protein — protein MTDRDRQYPYPDALRPDAAPAPHEFLAPVTGLLGTWVGTGRGGYPTLAEEFTYAQEVTFSHDGRPFLHYEARAWLIDADGTPLRPAARESGWWRLKPEGQVEALITQPTGIAEIMVGRAADGTIDLTTHTVALAPTAKDVEATRRRYTLTDADTLDFVHDLAAVGRPLQHHLSAQLRREDGK, from the coding sequence ATGACCGACCGCGACCGGCAGTACCCGTACCCCGACGCCCTCCGGCCGGACGCGGCACCGGCCCCGCACGAGTTCCTCGCGCCGGTGACCGGGCTGCTCGGCACCTGGGTCGGCACGGGCCGGGGCGGGTACCCGACGCTCGCCGAGGAGTTCACGTACGCGCAGGAGGTCACCTTCAGCCACGACGGCCGACCCTTCCTCCACTACGAGGCGCGCGCCTGGCTGATCGACGCCGACGGCACCCCACTGCGACCGGCGGCGCGCGAGAGCGGCTGGTGGCGCCTCAAGCCCGAGGGACAGGTGGAGGCACTGATCACCCAGCCCACCGGCATCGCGGAGATCATGGTCGGCCGGGCGGCGGACGGCACGATCGACCTCACCACCCACACGGTCGCCCTCGCCCCCACGGCCAAGGACGTCGAGGCCACCCGCCGCCGCTACACCCTCACGGACGCGGACACCCTGGACTTCGTCCACGACCTGGCGGCGGTGGGCCGGCCGCTGCAACACCATCTGTCGGCACAGCTGCGACGCGAGGACGGGAAGTAG